CCTGGAGCGATCGCCCCTCAATGGGCAAGTCTCGCGGCCGGGTGGCTCCGGTGCAGAGCACAACGGCATCGTAGTCCTGAGTTAAAGTCTGAGCACTAATGTCGCGGCCGACTTCAGTGTTGCAAACGAAGGTAATCCCCTCAGCTTCTAAGACATCCAGGCGGCGCATCACCACCTCTTTTTTATCCAACTTCATGTTGGGAATGCCATACATCAACAGCCCACCGGGGCGATCAGCTCGTTCGTAGACCGTCACCCAATGCCCGGCTTGGTTGAGCTGATCCGCCGCCGAGAGACCAGCCGGCCCCGATCCAATCACCGCTACTTTTTTGCCGGTGCGCTGGGCGGGAGGGTTGGGGGTAATCCAGCCCGATTCCCAGCCCTTTTCGGCGATGGAATATTCGATATTTTTGATGGTCACCGGCGGATTGGTGATGCCTAGGACGCAGGCTCCTTCACAGGGAGCTGGGCACACCCGTCCGGTGAACTCAGGAAAGTTATTGGTTTTATGGAGGCGATCGAGGGCATCTTGCCAGCGACCGCGATAGACCAGGTCATTCCACTCGGGAATTAGGTTGTTAATTGGGCAACCGCTGGCCATGCGGCTCAGGGTGATGCCGGTGTGGCAGAAGGGCGTGCCGCAGTCCATGCAGCGGGCCCCTTGGGTTTTGAGGTTGTCCTCCGCCATGGGCAAGTGAAATTCATCCCAGTTGCGGATGCGATCCTGGGGGGCGACCTCAGCGGCATTTTCCCGCAGGTAGTCAATAAAGCCGGTTGGTTTTCCCATAGTTGCAGTGTTCTCAACAGGTAGTGGCAATTCAGTTAAGTAAGAAAGGGTTGGACGAAACCTAAGGTTTAGCCCAACCCAGCGAGACAGCTAGCTGCCGCCAATCCGAGCGACATCGCGGGCATTTTCCTCAAAGGCTGCTGAGAGGGCTTCATCACCGCTCAATCCATCAGCGATCGCATTTTGGATATGCTGCAGAACGCGCTTGTAGTCGCGGGGCATGACTTTCACAAATCGAGGCACCATGGCATCCCACTCAGCCAGAATCTGCAAGGCCTTAGCACTTTGGGTGTAGTGGGCATGTTTTTCAATCAAATCATGCACATCGCGGATCTCTTCTGGATTTTCCAGATGCTCTAGCCCCACCATTTGAGGGTTGCAGCGCTGATCAAAATCCCCGGCTTCGTCAAGCACATAGGCAATGCCGCCGCTCATCCCCGCCGCGAAGTTACGTCCCGTGGGGCCTAGAACCACCACTTTACCGCCGGTCATATATTCACAGGCATGGTCGCCCACACCTTCCACCACCGTTTCCACCCCGGAGTTGCGGACGCAGAAGCGTTCTCCCACCAGGCCTCGGATGTAGGCTTCGCCGCTGGTTGCACCATAGAGGGCGACGTTGCCGGCGATAATGTTTTCTTCAGCGACAAAAGTAGAGGTTTTGGGCGGGTAAAGAATGATCTTACCGCCGCTCAGTCCCTTACCCACATAGTCGTTGGCATCGCCCTCTAGCTCTAGGGTGACGCCACGGGGCACAAAGGCTCCAAAACTTTGTCCCGCCGTCCCTTGGAAATGGAGATGGATGGTGTCATCTGGTAAGCCGTCCCAATGACGCTTGGTGATTTCGTTGCCGAGGATGGTACCCACCACGCGATTAATATTACGAATGGGTAAGGTAGCGCGCACCGGTTCACCCCGATCAATAGCAGGTTGACAGAGATCCAGCAGGGTGGTGATATCCAGGGACTTATCTAAGCCATGATCCTGAGGGATTTGGCAATAGCGACCCACGGAATCATCCACGTCGGGCTGGTGCAGGATCTTGGAAATATCCACGCCCTTGGCTTTCCAATGGCTGATGGCCTTGCGGGCCTCTAGGATATCGGTGCGGCCGACCATCTCGGGAATGGTGCGGAAGCCAAGCTGGGCCATAATTTCCCGCAGCTCCATGGCGATGAAGCGCATGAAGTTGACCGTATGCTGGGGATCGCCAGTGAAGTTTTTCCGCAGCTCTGGATTTTGGGTGGCCACGCCCACGGGGCAGGTGTTTTTATGACAAACCCGCATCATGATGCAGCCCAGGGTCACCAAGGGAGCGGTGGAGAATCCATATTCTTCTGCCCCAAGCAGGGTGGCGATCGCCAAATCCCGTCCGGTTTTCATTTGTCCGTCGGTTTCCACAGCGATGCGGCTGCGCAGGTTGTTGAGCACCAGAGTTTGATGGGTTTCAGCTAGACCCAACTCCCAGGGGAGACCCGCGTGCTTAATGGACGTTTGGGGCGAGGCACCGGTACCGCCATCAAAGCCAGAAATCAGCACCACATCGGCATGGGCCTTGGCTACCCCAGCGGCAATGGTACCCACGCCCACCTCGGACACTAGCTTGACGCTGACCCGGGCTGCCCGGTTGGCATTTTTCAGATCATGGATCAATTCCGCCAAGTCTTCGATGGAATAGATATCGTGATGGGGCGGCGGGGAAATTAGACCAACGCCGGGGGTAGAGTGGCGCACCTTGGCAATCCAGGGATAGACCTTGA
The Candidatus Obscuribacterales bacterium genome window above contains:
- a CDS encoding glutamate synthase subunit beta; its protein translation is MGKPTGFIDYLRENAAEVAPQDRIRNWDEFHLPMAEDNLKTQGARCMDCGTPFCHTGITLSRMASGCPINNLIPEWNDLVYRGRWQDALDRLHKTNNFPEFTGRVCPAPCEGACVLGITNPPVTIKNIEYSIAEKGWESGWITPNPPAQRTGKKVAVIGSGPAGLSAADQLNQAGHWVTVYERADRPGGLLMYGIPNMKLDKKEVVMRRLDVLEAEGITFVCNTEVGRDISAQTLTQDYDAVVLCTGATRPRDLPIEGRSLQGIHFAMEFLTGNTRTVLQGDPTDDYISAAGKDVVIIGGGDTGTDCVGTSIRHGCNTVTQIEIMPKPPETRASSNPWPEFPKVYKMDYGQEEAASRFGSDPRAYITTATKFEGDDNGHVKAVHTVQVQWVRDEQGRFSPQPIAGTEAVIPAQVVLLAMGFLGPEQPLIDALGLEQDGRSNVKAEEGDYTTSIPGVFAAGDCRRGQSLVVWAINEGRGAARECDRFLMGRTELP
- a CDS encoding glutamate synthase-related protein; translation: GAMSYGSISKETHEALAIAMNRIGGRSNTGEGGEDPERYTWTNDQGDSKNSAIKQVASGRFGVTSLYLSQARELQIKMAQGAKPGEGGQLPGLKVYPWIAKVRHSTPGVGLISPPPHHDIYSIEDLAELIHDLKNANRAARVSVKLVSEVGVGTIAAGVAKAHADVVLISGFDGGTGASPQTSIKHAGLPWELGLAETHQTLVLNNLRSRIAVETDGQMKTGRDLAIATLLGAEEYGFSTAPLVTLGCIMMRVCHKNTCPVGVATQNPELRKNFTGDPQHTVNFMRFIAMELREIMAQLGFRTIPEMVGRTDILEARKAISHWKAKGVDISKILHQPDVDDSVGRYCQIPQDHGLDKSLDITTLLDLCQPAIDRGEPVRATLPIRNINRVVGTILGNEITKRHWDGLPDDTIHLHFQGTAGQSFGAFVPRGVTLELEGDANDYVGKGLSGGKIILYPPKTSTFVAEENIIAGNVALYGATSGEAYIRGLVGERFCVRNSGVETVVEGVGDHACEYMTGGKVVVLGPTGRNFAAGMSGGIAYVLDEAGDFDQRCNPQMVGLEHLENPEEIRDVHDLIEKHAHYTQSAKALQILAEWDAMVPRFVKVMPRDYKRVLQHIQNAIADGLSGDEALSAAFEENARDVARIGGS